The DNA window ACAAGAGCAGGCGAAAGAGCGGTTGAGGTAACCGCTCTCTTGCCGGCCCAGCTAAGAAGTAGGAGGTGGCCCGCCTGTGGCGGGGAAATTCCTATGGAGTTAGCCCATTCAGAGAAATGGACGCTAGGAGGAAACAGTTATGTCGAAAGAACAGAAAATCCGGATTCGCTTAAAAGCCTACGATCACAAAGCATTGGATCAGAGCGCTGCGAAAATTGTCGAAGCCGCTCACCGTACCGGTGCGATCGTTTCGGGCCCGATTCCGTTGCCGACGGAAAAAGCGATCTATACTATTTTGCGTTCGCCGCACGTTAATAAAGACAGCCGCGAACAATTCGAGATGCGCACTCATAAGCGCCTGATCGATATTTTGGAACCGTCGAGCAAAACGGCGGACGCGTTGATGCGGTTGGAATTGCCGGCCGGCGTCAATATTGAAATCAAATTATAAAAGGAGGTGCGAACATGTCGAAAGCTATTTTGGGAAAAAAGTTAGGAATGACGCAAGTCTTCACTGAAGCAGGACAGCTCGTTCCGGTGACCGTTGTCGAAGCGACACCGAGCGTTGTTGTACGCGTAAAGACCGATGAAACCGACGGCTACCAGGCGATTCAGCTGGGCTACGGCGACATCAAAGAAAAACATTTGACCAAACCGATGCAGGGGCAGTTTGACAAAGCGGGCGTTACCCCGGTCAAATATCTCCGTGAACTGCGCTTACAAGAAGCAGGCGATTACACGGTCGGCCAAACTCTGGCAGCGGATATATTCGCAGCGGGAGATCTGGTGGACGTGATTGGTACCAGCAAAGGCAAAGGCTTCGC is part of the Negativicoccus succinicivorans genome and encodes:
- the rpsJ gene encoding 30S ribosomal protein S10, whose product is MSKEQKIRIRLKAYDHKALDQSAAKIVEAAHRTGAIVSGPIPLPTEKAIYTILRSPHVNKDSREQFEMRTHKRLIDILEPSSKTADALMRLELPAGVNIEIKL
- the rplC gene encoding 50S ribosomal protein L3, whose amino-acid sequence is MSKAILGKKLGMTQVFTEAGQLVPVTVVEATPSVVVRVKTDETDGYQAIQLGYGDIKEKHLTKPMQGQFDKAGVTPVKYLRELRLQEAGDYTVGQTLAADIFAAGDLVDVIGTSKGKGFAGGIKRHNFSRGPESHGSKSHREPGSMGAMTSGGGGIVLKGKKLPGQMGGNQSTVQRLEVVRVDTDRNILLIKGGIPGAKGSLVMVRSTVKPNK